Proteins co-encoded in one Ruegeria sp. YS9 genomic window:
- a CDS encoding PQQ-like beta-propeller repeat protein, translating to MVTRIISRAGWPVAALALTALTACEPPEAILPGEREDIRPVSDLETVEKSGSQPISLPAQKANASWPQSPGTAAYRTTNAALRATPQRIWSASIGQGDSRKQRITAEPVVAGGLIYTLDAGATVSAVTPQGQLAWDTDLIPPSDGDADATGGGMAYSDGVLYVSSGFGRLTALDAKTGAVRWQKRLEATGSGAPMVNDGLLYLVAGDETGWTINAKDGKIAWQIEGTPSVGNVLGAPAPVIASDLAVFAFGSGDVAATFRRGGIRRWNASVAGGRRGRAAAQIVDVTGSPMVVGDTIFIGNHSGRTVAFDAATGERRWTADEGAVDTVWPAGNSIFLISDRSQLVRLNAADGSVIWAQDLPSFVKDKRGRRGPIFAHYGPILTGGRIVIASNDGYLRFFNPVNGALVHQVEVPGGATTAPVVAGQTLYVVSSKGDLHAFR from the coding sequence ATGGTAACAAGAATTATTTCCCGCGCGGGATGGCCGGTTGCGGCACTGGCTTTGACCGCATTGACCGCCTGTGAACCTCCCGAAGCGATCCTGCCCGGAGAACGTGAGGACATCCGTCCGGTGTCTGATCTGGAAACGGTGGAAAAAAGCGGCTCTCAACCCATCAGCCTGCCGGCTCAAAAGGCGAATGCCAGCTGGCCGCAAAGCCCGGGGACGGCTGCTTACCGAACCACGAACGCGGCCTTGCGTGCCACGCCGCAGCGGATCTGGTCCGCTTCCATCGGGCAGGGCGACTCGCGCAAGCAACGGATCACCGCCGAACCGGTGGTTGCGGGTGGGTTGATCTATACGCTGGATGCGGGGGCGACCGTGTCAGCGGTTACACCGCAGGGCCAGCTGGCCTGGGATACCGACCTGATTCCGCCAAGCGACGGCGATGCGGACGCCACAGGTGGGGGCATGGCCTATTCGGACGGTGTTCTCTATGTGTCGTCCGGGTTTGGGCGATTGACCGCACTGGACGCAAAAACGGGCGCAGTGCGCTGGCAGAAGCGACTGGAAGCAACCGGGAGCGGCGCGCCGATGGTCAATGACGGGCTGTTGTACCTGGTCGCGGGTGACGAAACCGGTTGGACCATCAATGCCAAGGATGGCAAAATTGCCTGGCAAATCGAAGGCACGCCCAGCGTCGGTAACGTCCTGGGTGCTCCGGCACCGGTGATCGCTTCGGACCTGGCAGTGTTTGCATTTGGGTCCGGCGATGTTGCGGCCACCTTCCGCCGTGGCGGAATCCGTCGCTGGAATGCGTCGGTCGCAGGCGGGCGGCGGGGGCGGGCCGCCGCGCAGATCGTTGACGTGACCGGCAGTCCGATGGTTGTCGGAGACACAATCTTTATCGGCAACCATTCTGGCCGGACCGTAGCCTTTGACGCCGCCACCGGTGAACGCCGCTGGACCGCCGATGAAGGCGCGGTCGACACTGTCTGGCCGGCGGGCAACAGCATTTTCCTGATCAGTGACCGCAGTCAGCTGGTGCGCTTGAACGCGGCCGATGGTTCGGTCATCTGGGCGCAGGATCTGCCAAGCTTTGTCAAGGACAAGCGAGGCCGTCGCGGGCCGATCTTTGCCCATTACGGTCCGATCCTGACCGGAGGCCGTATTGTGATTGCGTCCAATGACGGGTATCTGCGCTTCTTCAATCCGGTTAACGGAGCACTGGTTCACCAGGTCGAAGTCCCCGGAGGCGCAACAACGGCGCCGGTTGTCGCCGGGCAAACGCTGTATGTCGTTTCCTCCAAGGGTGATCTACACGCTTTCCGTTGA
- a CDS encoding efflux RND transporter periplasmic adaptor subunit has product MRLISFINALLVIVALYYLVFERDSLFAFAGRGDTEEAAQTEAVESDDTDIAAVGVVALRSQAREIDSAVLLRGQTKANRQVEVLSETTSTVISEPKRKGAFVEAGDVLCELDPGTRPAQLAEALAGKLEAESRIPEAEARLQEAHARVAEAEINLTASRKLAETGFASETRRISSEAAMSTAKAGVKSAEAELEATRAGIEAAAAAVEAAQREVGRLTIKAPFKGLLESDTAELGSLMQPGSLCATVIQLDPIKLVGYVPETEVNRVQVGSEASATLVTGRQLGGRVTFLSRSADETTRTFEVEITVPNPDLTIRDGQTATIRIAAEGTKAHLLPQSALTLNNEGQLGVRTVGTGNVVDFMPVRILRDTAEGVWIDGLPETTDIIVVGQEFVTRGVTVAPTYREASQ; this is encoded by the coding sequence ATGCGTTTGATTTCTTTCATCAACGCCCTTCTGGTTATTGTTGCGCTTTATTATCTCGTTTTTGAGCGCGACTCTTTGTTCGCCTTCGCCGGGCGTGGGGACACGGAAGAAGCCGCGCAGACAGAAGCCGTTGAATCCGACGATACCGATATTGCTGCCGTTGGCGTCGTCGCCCTGCGATCGCAGGCGCGCGAAATTGACAGTGCGGTTCTGCTGCGTGGACAAACCAAGGCGAACCGGCAGGTCGAAGTTCTGTCTGAAACCACATCCACGGTCATCTCGGAACCCAAGCGCAAAGGTGCGTTTGTCGAGGCCGGGGATGTTCTGTGTGAACTCGACCCCGGCACGCGCCCGGCGCAACTGGCCGAAGCACTGGCTGGCAAACTGGAAGCTGAAAGCCGCATTCCCGAGGCTGAAGCCCGCTTGCAAGAGGCGCATGCCCGTGTGGCCGAGGCCGAAATCAACCTGACCGCGTCGCGCAAACTGGCGGAAACCGGGTTTGCTTCGGAAACCCGCCGCATTTCCAGCGAGGCTGCGATGAGCACTGCCAAAGCAGGTGTAAAATCCGCCGAAGCCGAGCTGGAGGCCACCCGGGCCGGAATCGAAGCAGCCGCAGCCGCCGTCGAAGCCGCGCAGCGAGAGGTTGGCCGCCTGACCATCAAGGCCCCGTTCAAGGGCCTGCTGGAAAGTGACACCGCCGAATTGGGCAGCCTGATGCAGCCGGGATCCCTTTGCGCAACTGTTATTCAGCTCGATCCGATCAAACTGGTCGGGTATGTTCCGGAAACCGAGGTCAACCGTGTCCAGGTGGGGTCCGAAGCGTCGGCAACACTGGTCACCGGTCGGCAGCTTGGCGGCCGCGTCACGTTCCTCAGCCGCTCGGCGGATGAGACAACACGCACCTTCGAAGTTGAAATCACGGTTCCGAACCCGGATCTGACCATTCGCGACGGTCAGACCGCGACCATCCGCATCGCAGCCGAGGGCACCAAGGCGCACCTGCTGCCTCAATCCGCACTGACCCTGAACAACGAAGGTCAACTGGGTGTCCGTACGGTCGGTACCGGCAATGTCGTCGATTTCATGCCCGTCCGCATTCTGCGTGACACGGCAGAGGGCGTGTGGATCGACGGCCTTCCCGAAACGACGGACATTATTGTTGTCGGTCAGGAATTCGTTACACGCGGAGTAACCGTTGCGCCGACCTATCGGGAAGCATCACAATGA
- a CDS encoding efflux RND transporter permease subunit: protein MTGIVAWAADRARMVLAFIAISLVIGGFAYVSLPKEGEPDIEIPALFVSVQFPGISAEDSENLLIKPMETELADLDGLKEMTSTAAENYAGVALEFDFGWDKTAIMADVRDAMNTAQADFPEGAEQYSLTEINFSEFPIVIVNLTGPVPERTMARVAKDLQDDLEALDSVLEAGIAGNRDEMLEVVIDPLRLEAYNVTADELINVVRNNNQLIAAGEVETAQGTFSVKIPSSFKTAQDVYGLPIKVNGDRVVTLGELAQINYTFEDREGTARFNGESTVALQVVKRKGYNLIDTVAQVKETIAHAKTKWPPELQAAVDLGTSNDQSRIVGSMVSQLEGSVLTAIALVMIVVLASLGTRAALLVGFAIPTSFLLCFAFLAVMGVSISNIVMFGLILAVGMLVDGAIVVVEYADKRIKEGVGPMHAYVEAAQRMFWPIVSSTATTLCAFLPMLFWPGIPGEFMGMLPVTLIFVLSASLIVALIYLPVMGGVSGRLSRIFDRSSVWLRARTAWWVRVLMVPPSLYMIFLGAMQVLNPNYLLPGGSIAGALLFLFGAFAGSVTLSAAKIERAEEDHVHTADEHTPFGHVVRFLVGNPIMPIVSIVVVFLCVLHVFLYFTGISILGYQPFSAHNKGVEFFVESEPEQATAYVRARGNLSLAEKDAMVLQAEEIIGSHPAVINVFAFAGEGGLNQNNGGAQAPADTVGRVQFEIIPWEDRPNISESALWGLFERHFVAPEYDGDFVIDELNAQLATIPGIIVEILPLEQGPASAKPVHLRIKGDGWEDLTSAAITAREVFDTTPGLIKTEDTLPLPGIDWQIDVDVAKAGRFGADVATVGAMVQLVTRGILLGEMRPDSNDEEIEIRVRLPEEDRVLSTLDALKVRTPDGLVPLSNFVTRKPVAKLAEINRVDQQRYYDVKADVEPGLSKVVTEGPDGKQVRLAVVREVAEGYTPTGTVLNAAGGKSYELVQLTGAESVDQLRGVIEDGDAQFALINPNERIAVLTEWLETGPFANAISWEWTGDQEEQEESGAFLVNAFMGALGLMFVILLAQFNSLYNSVLVLLAVVLSTTGVLIGMIVMEQPFSIIMTGTGIVALAGIVVNNNIVLIDTYQEYSSYMPRIEAIIRTAESRIRPVLLTTLTTMAGLTPMMFGLSLDFINGGYSIDSPTALWWKQLATAVVFGLGIATVLTLIVTPSLLALRVWVTTYAIWLSRVLARVTAGRSSQIAQDMAIGRSARKVQATEIVWEDDTRSEEPEQESRSDQSDRPSGPPLKAAE, encoded by the coding sequence ATGACCGGTATCGTCGCATGGGCCGCTGATCGGGCCCGAATGGTATTGGCGTTTATCGCCATCTCGCTGGTTATCGGTGGATTTGCCTATGTCTCGCTTCCGAAAGAAGGCGAGCCGGATATCGAAATCCCCGCCCTGTTCGTTTCAGTGCAGTTTCCCGGGATTTCCGCAGAGGATTCTGAAAACCTGCTGATCAAGCCGATGGAGACCGAACTGGCGGATCTCGACGGGCTCAAGGAAATGACCTCGACCGCCGCCGAAAACTATGCAGGGGTCGCGCTGGAATTTGACTTCGGTTGGGATAAAACCGCGATCATGGCCGATGTGCGTGACGCGATGAACACAGCTCAGGCGGACTTCCCCGAAGGCGCAGAGCAATACTCCCTGACCGAGATCAACTTTTCCGAATTCCCGATCGTCATCGTGAACCTGACCGGTCCCGTACCCGAACGCACGATGGCCCGTGTCGCCAAGGATCTACAGGACGATCTTGAGGCTCTGGATTCCGTTCTCGAAGCCGGTATCGCAGGCAATCGCGACGAGATGCTCGAGGTCGTGATCGATCCGCTGCGGCTTGAGGCGTACAACGTGACGGCGGACGAGCTGATCAACGTGGTGCGCAACAACAACCAGTTGATCGCGGCCGGTGAGGTTGAAACCGCACAGGGCACCTTTTCGGTCAAGATACCGTCGTCGTTCAAAACCGCACAGGATGTTTACGGCCTGCCGATCAAGGTCAATGGTGACCGGGTCGTTACATTGGGTGAGCTGGCACAGATCAACTACACTTTCGAAGACCGCGAAGGGACAGCCCGTTTCAACGGTGAATCGACCGTTGCGCTGCAAGTGGTCAAACGCAAGGGATACAACCTGATCGACACCGTCGCGCAGGTGAAAGAGACCATCGCCCATGCAAAGACCAAGTGGCCGCCCGAGCTTCAGGCGGCGGTTGACCTGGGCACATCGAACGACCAGAGCCGCATCGTCGGCTCGATGGTCAGCCAGCTTGAAGGCTCGGTTCTGACCGCGATCGCGCTGGTGATGATCGTGGTTCTTGCCTCGCTGGGCACCCGGGCCGCCCTGCTGGTCGGTTTTGCGATCCCGACCTCGTTCCTGCTGTGTTTTGCGTTTCTCGCCGTCATGGGCGTCAGCATCTCGAACATCGTGATGTTCGGCCTCATCCTCGCTGTGGGGATGCTGGTGGACGGTGCCATCGTGGTTGTGGAATACGCCGACAAACGCATCAAGGAAGGCGTGGGCCCGATGCACGCCTATGTCGAGGCCGCCCAGCGCATGTTCTGGCCCATCGTGTCCTCGACCGCAACGACGCTGTGTGCGTTCCTGCCCATGTTGTTCTGGCCCGGTATTCCCGGCGAGTTCATGGGAATGCTGCCCGTCACGCTGATCTTCGTTCTGTCGGCCTCGTTGATCGTGGCGCTGATCTATCTGCCGGTCATGGGCGGTGTTTCCGGTCGGCTGAGCCGCATCTTCGATCGGTCTTCGGTCTGGTTGCGGGCCCGTACGGCATGGTGGGTGCGGGTGCTGATGGTACCGCCGTCGCTGTACATGATCTTTTTGGGTGCGATGCAGGTCCTGAACCCCAATTACCTGCTGCCCGGTGGTTCGATTGCAGGGGCTCTGTTGTTCCTGTTCGGGGCTTTTGCCGGGTCCGTGACCCTGAGCGCGGCCAAGATCGAACGCGCCGAGGAAGACCATGTTCACACTGCGGACGAACATACACCGTTCGGTCATGTGGTCCGGTTCCTTGTCGGCAACCCGATCATGCCGATTGTGTCGATAGTAGTTGTTTTTCTCTGCGTTCTACACGTTTTCCTCTATTTCACTGGCATCAGTATTCTTGGATACCAGCCTTTCAGCGCGCATAACAAAGGTGTTGAATTCTTCGTGGAAAGCGAACCGGAACAGGCCACCGCATATGTACGGGCCCGCGGGAACCTGTCCTTGGCAGAAAAAGACGCAATGGTTCTTCAGGCAGAAGAGATCATCGGATCTCATCCCGCGGTCATCAATGTCTTTGCCTTTGCGGGCGAAGGCGGTTTGAACCAGAATAACGGTGGTGCTCAGGCGCCGGCCGATACAGTAGGCCGGGTTCAGTTCGAAATCATCCCTTGGGAGGATCGCCCCAACATCTCGGAATCCGCCCTGTGGGGCCTGTTCGAGCGGCACTTCGTGGCGCCCGAATATGACGGCGACTTCGTGATTGATGAGCTGAATGCCCAACTTGCAACGATCCCCGGCATCATCGTCGAGATTTTGCCACTGGAGCAAGGCCCTGCATCGGCCAAGCCTGTGCATCTGCGCATCAAGGGTGACGGGTGGGAAGACCTGACCTCGGCAGCGATCACCGCCCGCGAGGTTTTCGACACCACGCCGGGCCTGATCAAGACCGAAGATACCCTGCCCCTGCCCGGTATCGACTGGCAGATTGACGTGGATGTCGCCAAGGCCGGTCGGTTCGGAGCCGACGTGGCAACCGTCGGCGCCATGGTCCAGTTGGTCACGCGCGGCATCCTTCTGGGCGAAATGCGCCCGGACAGCAATGATGAAGAGATCGAAATTCGCGTTCGTCTGCCGGAAGAAGACCGCGTTTTGTCGACGCTGGATGCGCTCAAGGTCCGTACCCCGGACGGTTTGGTGCCCTTGTCGAATTTCGTGACACGTAAACCCGTGGCCAAGCTGGCCGAGATCAACCGCGTCGATCAACAGCGGTACTATGACGTCAAAGCGGATGTCGAACCGGGGCTGAGCAAGGTCGTGACCGAAGGCCCCGATGGAAAACAGGTGCGGCTGGCTGTCGTGCGTGAAGTGGCGGAAGGTTACACACCTACTGGCACGGTGCTGAACGCGGCGGGCGGAAAATCATACGAACTGGTTCAACTGACCGGTGCAGAAAGCGTCGATCAGTTGCGCGGTGTGATTGAAGACGGGGATGCGCAGTTTGCGCTGATCAACCCGAACGAGCGTATTGCGGTGCTGACGGAATGGCTGGAAACCGGCCCGTTCGCCAACGCGATCAGCTGGGAATGGACTGGTGATCAGGAAGAGCAGGAAGAATCCGGCGCCTTCCTGGTGAACGCGTTCATGGGCGCCCTGGGGCTGATGTTCGTGATCCTGCTGGCGCAGTTCAACTCGCTCTACAATTCGGTTCTGGTTCTGCTGGCGGTGGTTCTGTCCACCACCGGGGTTCTGATCGGCATGATCGTGATGGAACAGCCCTTCTCGATCATCATGACCGGGACCGGCATCGTGGCGCTGGCGGGTATCGTGGTGAACAACAATATCGTTCTGATCGACACCTATCAGGAATACAGCAGCTATATGCCGAGGATCGAGGCGATCATCCGCACCGCGGAATCGCGTATCCGCCCGGTTCTGCTGACCACACTGACAACGATGGCCGGTCTGACGCCGATGATGTTCGGCCTGTCGCTGGATTTCATCAACGGCGGCTATTCCATCGACAGCCCCACCGCCCTGTGGTGGAAGCAGTTGGCCACGGCTGTGGTCTTTGGTCTGGGCATCGCAACTGTCCTGACGCTGATCGTCACCCCGTCGCTTCTGGCACTGCGGGTCTGGGTGACGACCTATGCGATCTGGCTCAGCCGCGTTCTGGCCCGTGTAACCGCAGGCCGGTCCAGCCAGATCGCGCAGGACATGGCGATAGGGCGCTCTGCCCGCAAGGTGCAGGCCACCGAAATCGTGTGGGAGGACGACACGCGTTCCGAAGAACCGGAACAGGAGAGTCGATCAGATCAGTCTGACCGCCCTTCTGGCCCGCCGCTGAAAGCTGCTGAATAA
- a CDS encoding DUF2147 domain-containing protein, whose amino-acid sequence MMNRLKSRLSSIVIAICLPVVVAADPIVGVWKTEPDRKNLISHIKITACGDKFCGRILSAYDASGKEVQTPNIGKKLFWDVAGEGDGKYGGGEFWVPLIDVDAVPQMTLQGDKLLVKGCEHEICAHQTWSRL is encoded by the coding sequence ATGATGAACCGACTGAAATCAAGACTGTCGTCCATAGTGATCGCGATTTGTCTGCCGGTCGTTGTGGCGGCCGATCCCATCGTGGGCGTCTGGAAAACTGAACCTGACCGCAAGAACCTGATTTCGCACATCAAAATTACGGCGTGTGGGGACAAGTTCTGCGGTCGGATCCTTTCGGCCTATGACGCGTCCGGCAAGGAAGTCCAGACGCCGAATATTGGCAAGAAACTGTTCTGGGACGTGGCCGGTGAAGGCGATGGAAAATATGGCGGGGGCGAGTTCTGGGTCCCGTTGATCGACGTGGATGCCGTGCCACAGATGACGTTGCAGGGGGACAAGCTGCTTGTCAAAGGATGCGAACACGAGATTTGCGCGCATCAGACGTGGTCCCGGTTGTGA
- a CDS encoding ABC transporter ATP-binding protein/permease, whose protein sequence is MTSDDMVPRDERSSGWRTIRKVTPYLWPQDEPWVKRRVVIAMVMLVLAKLIAVYTPILYKGAVDALAGEGVPPVALGAVGLTVAYGVARMLTVGFQQLRDAAFAPVGQRALRALALETFRHIHNLSMRYHVSRRTGGLSRIIERGVKGVEFLLRFLLFSIGPLILELLLVAIILMWLFDVWYLVVVAVTIGLYIWFTFAVTEWRVKLRREMNDQDTEANQRAIDSLLNFETVKYFNAEEREAERYDVSMKAYAGAALKTAYSLAFLNFGQSFLITCGLIGVMVLAAIGVQSGNLTVGDFVMVNAYMIQITVPLNFLGTVYREIRQSLVDMGQMFDLLEQPAEVTDKPCAPNLKVDGGEVTLDDVHFGYDPEREILKGVSLTVPAGQTVAIVGATGSGKSTIGRLLFRFYDVTKGALKIDGQDVRDVTQTSLHAAIGVVPQDTVLFNDSIRYNIAYGRDGATPEEVEDAARAAQIHDFIISLPDGYDTMVGERGLKLSGGEKQRVGIARTLLKNPPILLLDEATSALDTDTEQDIKDALARAGEGRTVITIAHRLSTIAEADRIVVLEAGEIIEQGTHDELLARSGRYAQLWNRQQSDGEAA, encoded by the coding sequence ATGACCTCGGACGATATGGTGCCGCGCGACGAGCGAAGCTCGGGCTGGCGCACGATCCGCAAAGTGACCCCCTATCTTTGGCCGCAGGATGAGCCATGGGTAAAGCGCCGCGTGGTGATTGCCATGGTCATGCTGGTGCTGGCCAAGCTGATCGCGGTCTACACGCCGATCCTTTACAAGGGTGCGGTTGACGCGCTGGCAGGTGAGGGCGTGCCACCGGTGGCGCTGGGCGCAGTCGGGCTGACGGTTGCCTATGGCGTGGCGCGGATGTTGACCGTGGGTTTTCAACAACTGCGGGACGCGGCCTTTGCGCCCGTGGGGCAAAGGGCCCTGCGGGCGCTGGCGCTCGAGACCTTTCGGCATATTCACAACCTCTCGATGCGTTACCATGTGTCCCGCCGTACCGGAGGTCTGAGCCGCATCATCGAACGGGGCGTCAAAGGCGTCGAGTTCCTGTTGCGCTTTCTGCTGTTCTCGATCGGACCGCTGATCCTGGAGCTGCTGCTGGTGGCGATCATCCTGATGTGGCTGTTCGATGTCTGGTATCTGGTGGTCGTCGCTGTCACAATCGGTCTGTATATCTGGTTCACCTTTGCCGTGACCGAATGGCGGGTGAAGCTGCGGCGCGAGATGAACGATCAGGACACCGAAGCCAATCAGCGCGCCATCGACAGCCTGCTGAATTTCGAAACCGTCAAGTATTTCAACGCCGAAGAGCGCGAAGCTGAACGGTATGACGTGTCGATGAAAGCCTATGCCGGGGCGGCGCTGAAAACGGCATATTCGCTGGCATTTCTGAACTTTGGCCAGTCATTCCTGATCACCTGTGGTCTGATCGGAGTGATGGTTCTGGCTGCGATCGGGGTTCAGAGCGGAAACCTGACCGTAGGCGATTTTGTCATGGTGAACGCCTACATGATCCAGATCACCGTACCACTGAATTTTCTGGGGACGGTCTATCGGGAAATCCGGCAATCGTTGGTCGATATGGGGCAGATGTTCGATCTGCTCGAACAGCCTGCCGAAGTTACCGACAAGCCCTGTGCACCCAACCTGAAGGTAGATGGCGGCGAAGTCACTCTGGACGATGTGCATTTCGGCTACGATCCGGAGAGGGAGATCCTCAAGGGTGTTTCATTGACCGTCCCGGCGGGGCAGACCGTGGCCATCGTGGGGGCAACAGGGTCGGGCAAGTCCACCATCGGGCGGCTGCTGTTCCGGTTCTACGATGTGACCAAAGGGGCGTTGAAGATCGACGGGCAGGATGTGCGGGATGTGACACAGACCAGCTTGCACGCGGCCATCGGAGTCGTGCCTCAGGACACGGTATTGTTCAACGACAGCATCCGGTACAACATTGCCTATGGCCGCGATGGAGCCACCCCGGAAGAGGTCGAGGACGCAGCCCGAGCCGCACAGATCCACGACTTCATCATCTCGCTGCCCGACGGCTATGACACTATGGTGGGTGAACGGGGGCTCAAACTCTCCGGCGGTGAAAAACAACGTGTGGGCATCGCGCGGACCTTGCTCAAGAACCCGCCGATCCTGTTGCTGGACGAGGCGACCTCGGCCCTGGACACCGATACCGAGCAGGACATCAAAGATGCGCTGGCGCGTGCAGGAGAGGGGCGTACGGTTATCACCATCGCCCATCGCCTCAGCACCATTGCCGAAGCCGACCGGATCGTGGTTCTGGAAGCTGGCGAGATCATCGAACAGGGCACGCATGACGAGTTGCTGGCGCGGTCGGGGCGGTATGCGCAACTGTGGAACCGGCAGCAATCTGACGGCGAAGCAGCCTGA
- a CDS encoding LysM peptidoglycan-binding domain-containing protein, which yields MDAKSGNGSSGNFIWGVIAGLVAILGAGGLYLSGVFTKTPEPSAPQETASAVAPEPEKQETQVSEPETAEQAVPADEGPTTEPAEDTREAAEASDADTAAAEPEDSAPAPAAPPALDQIFVQPDGTALLSGDAEPGSRIEVLLNGEPLHTFTVDGSGQFAEFVSIPFSDAVQGLVLQSKDGERIARSDDYLIAALPKPVEEAPVSEESPASDPDRPADAEDATIATADADIEPETATEVQAAETDVTGTETTVPEAEETQTADLPAEAPEPDQQIAVLRSGEEGVELVQPPVVRDTPPEQIALDTIGYSETGNVQLTGRVQDGAAVRLYLNNRLIADLDPQEDGSWRSDLEGIDPGVYTLRVDAVNTDGTVLSRVETPFKREPVEVLDAAVAASQANAQGEAPAIRSVTVQRGDTLWAISRDRFGDGILYVRLFEANRNLIRDPDLIYPGQVFTIPEQ from the coding sequence ATGGACGCCAAATCGGGAAACGGAAGCTCGGGCAATTTCATCTGGGGGGTGATTGCGGGTCTTGTTGCGATATTGGGCGCGGGTGGATTGTATTTGTCCGGCGTCTTCACCAAAACGCCCGAGCCGAGCGCCCCGCAGGAAACCGCATCCGCCGTAGCCCCGGAACCTGAAAAGCAGGAGACGCAGGTCTCGGAACCGGAAACGGCTGAACAGGCAGTTCCTGCGGATGAAGGGCCCACGACCGAGCCTGCCGAGGACACACGTGAAGCGGCCGAAGCCTCTGACGCGGATACTGCCGCTGCTGAGCCGGAAGATTCCGCGCCTGCGCCAGCGGCCCCTCCGGCGCTGGATCAGATTTTTGTTCAACCAGATGGCACGGCGTTGTTGTCCGGCGATGCCGAGCCCGGCAGCCGGATCGAGGTGCTGCTGAACGGAGAACCCCTGCACACATTTACCGTGGACGGCAGCGGCCAGTTTGCCGAATTCGTTTCGATCCCGTTCAGCGACGCGGTTCAGGGGTTGGTCCTGCAAAGCAAGGATGGCGAACGGATCGCACGGTCCGACGACTATCTGATTGCGGCTTTGCCAAAGCCGGTCGAAGAAGCACCTGTATCTGAAGAATCGCCGGCATCTGATCCGGACAGGCCGGCCGATGCCGAAGACGCCACCATCGCGACAGCCGATGCAGACATTGAGCCCGAAACGGCGACCGAAGTCCAAGCGGCGGAAACTGACGTGACCGGAACCGAAACCACGGTGCCTGAAGCCGAGGAAACGCAAACCGCCGATTTGCCGGCAGAGGCACCCGAACCGGATCAGCAGATTGCGGTGCTGCGGTCCGGCGAAGAAGGCGTTGAACTGGTGCAGCCGCCTGTGGTGCGGGATACGCCCCCCGAACAGATCGCACTGGATACCATCGGATATTCTGAGACCGGCAATGTTCAGTTGACAGGACGTGTGCAGGACGGCGCAGCCGTTCGACTGTACCTGAACAATCGTCTGATCGCCGATCTCGACCCGCAAGAGGATGGATCCTGGCGCAGCGATCTTGAGGGGATTGATCCGGGTGTCTACACCCTGCGCGTGGATGCGGTGAATACGGACGGGACGGTGCTCAGCCGGGTTGAAACGCCGTTCAAGCGGGAACCGGTTGAAGTGTTGGATGCCGCCGTGGCGGCCAGCCAGGCCAATGCGCAGGGGGAAGCACCAGCAATTCGTTCGGTTACTGTTCAACGGGGCGACACGCTGTGGGCCATCTCGCGCGACCGGTTTGGCGACGGGATCCTGTATGTAAGGCTGTTCGAGGCCAATCGCAACCTGATCCGCGATCCGGATCTGATCTATCCGGGGCAGGTCTTCACAATACCTGAACAATAA
- a CDS encoding TIGR00730 family Rossman fold protein: protein MSQKSICVYCGSRNGAEKAYSETARQFGSLLAQEGWRLVYGAGDVGLMGEVARAAQNAGGETFGVIPVHLVKREVGKTDLTHFVITETMHERKKVMIMNADAVVVLPGGPGSLDELFEALTWRQLGLHDKPIVVVNVNGYWDALHTLLDQVIGQGFADTSLADFITWVEDADTAMSALRDKLT from the coding sequence ATGTCTCAGAAATCAATCTGTGTGTACTGCGGGTCACGCAATGGAGCCGAGAAGGCTTATTCTGAAACTGCACGGCAGTTTGGCAGCCTGCTGGCGCAGGAAGGCTGGCGGCTGGTCTACGGAGCCGGAGATGTCGGTTTGATGGGTGAAGTGGCCCGTGCCGCACAGAATGCCGGTGGTGAAACTTTCGGCGTCATTCCGGTGCATCTGGTCAAGCGTGAGGTCGGGAAGACGGATCTGACCCATTTCGTGATCACCGAGACAATGCACGAGCGCAAGAAGGTCATGATCATGAACGCCGACGCCGTCGTTGTTCTGCCCGGTGGTCCGGGGTCGCTGGACGAGCTGTTCGAGGCGCTGACCTGGCGCCAGCTTGGGCTGCATGACAAACCCATCGTCGTGGTCAATGTGAATGGCTATTGGGACGCGTTGCACACATTGTTGGACCAGGTGATCGGGCAAGGCTTTGCCGACACGTCTCTGGCGGATTTCATCACCTGGGTAGAAGACGCCGATACAGCCATGAGCGCCTTGCGAGACAAACTGACCTGA